From Raphanus sativus cultivar WK10039 unplaced genomic scaffold, ASM80110v3 Scaffold3038, whole genome shotgun sequence, the proteins below share one genomic window:
- the LOC130506247 gene encoding probable cadmium/zinc-transporting ATPase HMA1, chloroplastic yields the protein MEPAALTRSSSSLTRFPYRRGLATLRLARVNSFSILPPKTPLPLRISSSLSLPRQSIRLRAVEDHHHDHHDSEQEHHHHHHHHHHHGCCSVELKAESKPQKALFGFAKAIGWVRLANFLREHLHLCCSSAALFIAAAACPFFAPKPYVKPLQNAFMIVGFPLVGVSASLDALMDIAGGKVNIHVLMALAAFASVFMGNALEGGLLLAMFNLAHIAEEFFTSRSMVDVKELKESNPDSALLIQVKNGNVPNISDLSYKSVPVHSVEVGSYILVGTGEIVPVDCQVYQGSATITIEHLTGEVKPLEAKAGDRVPGGARNLDGRMIVKATKAWNESTLNRIVQLTEEAHSNKPKLQRWLDEFGENYSKVVVVLSLAIAFLGPLLFKWPFLSTTACRGSVYRALGLMVAASPCALAVAPLAYATAISSCAKKGILLKGAQVLDALASCHTVAFDKTGTLTTGGLTCKAIEPIYGHHGGNNPSVITCCVPNCEKEALAVAAAMEKGTTHPIGRAVVDHSVGKDLPSIFVESFEYFPGRGLTATVNGVESVAEESRLRKASLGSIEFITSLFKSEDESKQIKDAVNASLYGKDFVHAALSVDHKVTLIHLEDQPRPGVSGVIAELKSWAQLRVMMLTGDHDSSAWRVANAVGISEVYCNLKPEDKLNHVKNIARDAGGGLIMVGEGINDAPALAAATVGIVLAQRASATAIAVADILLLRDNITGVPFCVAKSRQTTSLVKQNVALALTSIFLAALPSVLGFLPLWLTVLLHEGGTLLVCLNSVRGLNDPSWSWKQDIAHLINKLSSRESTSSNNNSLSSVETAH from the exons ATGGAACCCGCCGCTCTCACTCGCTCTTCCTCCTCTCTTACTAGATTCCCTTACCGTCGCGGTTTAGCCACTCTCCGACTCGCTCGAGTCAACTCCTTCTCAATCCTCCCACCTAAGACTCCTCTCCCTCTTCGGATCTCCTCCTCCCTTAGTCTTCCGCGTCAATCGATTCGTCTACGCGCGGTTGAAGATCACCATCACGATCATCATGATAGTGAGCAAGagcatcatcaccatcatcatcatcatcatcaccacggATGCTGTTCTGTGGAATTGAAAGCGGAGAGTAAGCCTCAGAAAGCATTGTTCGGGTTCGCTAAAGCCATCGGATGGGTTCGATTAGCCAATTTCCTCAGGGAGCATCTCCATCTCTGCTGCTCCTCAGCCGCACTCTTCATCGCTGCCGCCGCGTGCCCTTTCTTTGCTCCTAAACCTTACGTTAAGCCTCTTCAGAACGCGTTCATGATTGTTGGCTTCCCTCTCGTTGGA GTTTCAGCGTCTCTCGACGCGCTTATGGATATAGCTGGAGGGAAAGTGAACATCCATGTATTGATGGCACTTGCTGCTTTTGCTTCCGTGTTTATGGGCAACGCTCTTGAAGGAGGGCTGCTTCTTGCCATGTTCAATCTTGCTCACATCG CGGAGGAGTTTTTCACTAGTCGGTCAATGGTGGATGTTAAAGAGTTGAAGGAGAGTAATCCAGATTCTGCACTCTTGATCCAAGTGAAAAATGGGAATGTTCCAAACATTTCTGATTTGTCATACAAAAGCGTTCCTGTGCACAGTGTAGAAGTTGGATCCTACATCTTGGTTGGAACTGGTGAG atTGTTCCTGTAGATTGCCAAGTCTACCAAGGTAGTGCTACCATAACAATTGAGCACTTGACTGGGGAAGTCAAACCATTGGAGGCCAAAGCTGGAGATAGAGTGCCTGGTGGTGCAAGAAATTTGGATGGCAGAATGATCGTGAAG gcCACTAAGGCATGGAATGAGTCGACTCTAAACAGGATTGTACAGCTGACAGAGGAAGCACACTCCAATAAACCCAAACTTCAGAGATGGCTGGATGAGTTTGGGGAGAATTACAGCAAGGTGGTGGTTGTTTTGTCACTTGCTATTGCCTTCCTAGGTCCACTTTTGTTCAAGTGGCCTTTTCTAAGCACCACAG CATGCAGAGGATCGGTCTACAGAGCATTGGGACTTATGGTGGCCGCATCACCATGTGCTTTGGCTGTTGCTCCATTGGCTTACGCTACTGCTATTAGCTCTTGTGCAAAAAAG GGAATATTGCTCAAAGGTGCTCAAGTTCTAGATGCCCTCGCTTCTTGCCACACTGTTGCTTTTGACAAAACGGGGACCTTAACAACCGGCGGTCTTACTTGCAAAGCAATTGAACCCATTTATGGGCACCACGGAGGTAACAATCCAAGCGTAATAACTTGCTGCGTTCCAAATTGTGAGAAAGAAGCTCTTGCCGTAGCGGCTGCTATGGAGAAGGGCACTACACATCCTATTGGAAG AGCTGTGGTAGACCACAGTGTGGGGAAAGACCTCCCTTCTATTTTTGTTGAAAGCTTCGAATATTTTCCTGGTAGAGGCCTTACAGCTACCGTAAACGGTGTTGAG TCAGTAGCTGAAGAGAGTAGATTACGAAAAGCATCACTGGGTTCTATAGAGTTCATTACCTCACTCTTCAAATCAGAAGATGAGTCTAAACAGATCAAGGATGCTGTCAACGCGTCTTTGTACGGAAAGGATTTCGTTCATGCTGCTCTTTCCGTTGATCACAAG GTAACATTGATTCACCTCGAGGATCAGCCTCGTCCAGGTGTCTCGGGAGTTATAGCAGAACTGAAAAGCTGGGCCCAACTTCGAGTAATGATGTTAACTGGGGACCATGATTCAAGTGCGTGGAGAGTTGCCAATGCAGTGGGTATTAGCGAAGTCTACTGTAACCTAAAGCCCGAGGATAAGCTAAACCATGTAAAGAACATCGCTCGAGATGCAG GTGGAGGTTTAATTATGGTAGGAGAAGGAATTAATGATGCTCCAGCTCTAGCTGCTGCAACAGTCGGCATTGTACTTGCTCAACGTGCGAGTGCCACTGCGATTGCTGTTGCTGACATCTTACTGCTTCGAGACAACATCACCGGTGTTCCCTTCTGTGTCGCTAAATCTCGCCAGACAACATCAttg GTCAAGCAAAACGTGGCTCTTGCTTTGACGTCAATATTCTTGGCTGCTCTTCCCTCAGTTTTAGGGTTTCTTCCACTATGGTTGACG GTACTTCTACATGAAGGCGGGACTCTTCTGGTGTGCCTCAACTCAGTACGTGGTCTGAACGATCCATCGTGGTCGTGGAAACAAGACATAGCTCATCTAATCAACAAGTTAAGCTCACGGGAATCCACCAGTAGCAACAACAACTCTTTAAGCTCTGTAGAGACTGCACATTAG